A genomic segment from Spinacia oleracea cultivar Varoflay chromosome 3, BTI_SOV_V1, whole genome shotgun sequence encodes:
- the LOC110789935 gene encoding uncharacterized mitochondrial protein AtMg00810-like: protein MGLLSYFLGIEVSNTPNNYILTQRKYTKEMLTDYELDISKPAVTPFPLNLKLSPEGDNYPNAGLCRCYVGKLNFLPHTRPDLSFDVQSLSQFSHSPKLSHIVSLTHTLGYVNHTTCQDIILRATYPLTLKDLSHSDWAACPSTRRSVTSYILLLGTSPISWKSKKQSTVSKSSSEAEYMEMSQVVGEVSWIVRLLQELGIQGLKPFQINCDNQYDLRIAKNPILHERKKHIEVDCHFTRDKVLKGLLNLPTQHQLADIFSKILLSSHHTNLFSKHGMVNVLYIPSLKGGVGVTFLLPLLTLCSLMFYISYIEQGTSMHLFTGNNTLTNRPAF, encoded by the coding sequence ATGGGTTTGCTCAGTTACTTTCTTGGTATTGAAGTCAGTAATACTCCTAATAATTACATCCTTACTCAAAGAAAGTACACTAAGGAAATGTTAACTGACTATGAGCTTGACATTTCCAAACCTGCAGTCACACCATTTCCATTAAATCTAAAGCTTTCTCCCGAGGGTGATAATTATCCTAATGCTGGCCTATGTAGATGTTATGTAGGCAAGTTAAACTTCCTTCCTCATACCAGACCAGACCTTTCTTTTGATGTTCAATCTCTCAGCCAGTTCTCGCATTCACCAAAGCTCTCTCATATTGTTTCTCTCACTCACACTCTCGGATATGTTAATCACACAACATGTCAAGACATCATTTTAAGGGCCACATATCCACTTACTCTAAAAGATTTGTCTCACTCTGATTGGGCAGCTTGTCCTTCAACCAGGAGATCAGTAACAAGTTATATTCTCCTCCTTGGTACTTCTCCAATCAGTTGGAAATCCAAGAAGCAATCCACTGTTTCTAAAAGTTCTTCTGAAGCAGAATACATGGAAATGTCTCAAGTTGTTGGTGAGGTCTCATGGATAGTCAGATTGCTACAGGAATTGGGTATCCAAGGTTTAAAACCATTTCAAATTAACTGTGATAATCAGTATGATCTTCGTATTGCCAAGAACCCTATTTTGcatgaaaggaaaaaacatattGAAGTAGATTGTCACTTCACCAGAGATAAAGTTCTTAAAGGTCTTCTTAATCTCCCTACACAACATCAATTGGCTGACATATTCTCCAAGATTCTGCTGAGTTCTCATCATACGAATCTATTTTCCAAACATGGCATGGTCAATGTCTTATACATACCAAGTTTGAAGGGGGGTGTTGGTGTCACTTTCCTACTACCATTGCTAACCTTATGCTCTCTTATGTTCTACATTTCATATATAGAGCAGGGCACATCAATGCATCTTTTTACCGGCAACAACACACTAACCAACCGGCCTGCCTTCTAG